In Spirochaetota bacterium, the following proteins share a genomic window:
- a CDS encoding XRE family transcriptional regulator — MKSNVKSKDYQDFLDDLKGYYEKHDHKEENIPVGSRIKKIREIQGIDIEQLAQISGIDANYLHDIESLKVFPDLGTIIRLSKALKISTGLIIDEQSGLPYVVIRKNERKKIARKISGKKDHPHYEYLSLSSGVISRHMESFIVRLTSNVYYSQDLSAHEGEEFLYVLEGAMKIKLADKEETLHAGDSIFYHSTIPHTLKSISPKPAVILAVLYTG; from the coding sequence ATGAAATCCAATGTAAAAAGCAAGGATTACCAGGATTTTCTGGATGACCTGAAAGGTTATTACGAAAAACATGATCATAAAGAAGAAAATATACCAGTGGGAAGCCGCATTAAGAAAATTAGAGAAATTCAGGGGATTGATATTGAACAACTAGCACAGATATCCGGCATCGATGCCAATTATCTACATGATATAGAATCACTTAAAGTATTTCCTGATCTGGGAACAATTATTCGTTTATCCAAAGCACTCAAAATATCAACAGGGCTTATCATTGATGAGCAATCTGGCCTGCCCTATGTAGTCATACGTAAAAATGAAAGGAAAAAAATAGCACGGAAAATCTCAGGTAAAAAAGACCATCCTCATTATGAATATCTTTCCCTTTCATCTGGTGTGATTTCACGCCATATGGAATCTTTCATAGTCAGGTTAACCAGCAATGTATATTATTCCCAGGATCTATCGGCACATGAAGGCGAGGAATTCCTCTATGTCCTTGAAGGGGCAATGAAGATTAAATTAGCTGATAAAGAGGAAACGCTGCATGCTGGTGACAGCATCTTTTATCACTCAACAATTCCCCATACTTTAAAGAGCATAAGCCCCAAGCCTGCTGTGATTCTTGCAGTGCTCTACACAGGGTAA
- a CDS encoding DUF362 domain-containing protein encodes MKKPKVIVQQIEEYDVQKIESIIQKSIKELKIQLQDKVFIKPNVVTANKQYIFNSYTHPSVVEAMVNVLRQNNINTITIGESGGYGIPSRLFLKEAGYFDLAERLRVPVIDLNEHPVVRVKLAKAKWHKEIDLSTYIAQANFKIWMPKLKYHIFASITNALKLNIGILTHKERMLYHDYRIHEKIVDLLEAGYPDLIVSDAIDITYGFESAPYPVRLGALIISNDPLAADVVAAYIMNYRPQDVLHLRLASERGYGSCNNKDIAISGNVDIEKLRKKPKGQSRLFQVLQELNTPLKFYSGYAPNTDIICDGGCEAAVKGCLGTIEKRRPGSLKKAKKGAIVTGIYKGDVVIPGGSVLLVGDCTKVEGKLVAKRVLRIKGCPIGARNLFIPVSLLYGMPSPMFDVRDAFLFIVNSIQKALNIVVYRWVLRR; translated from the coding sequence ATGAAAAAGCCAAAGGTAATAGTGCAACAAATTGAAGAATATGATGTACAAAAAATTGAAAGCATTATTCAAAAGTCAATTAAAGAGCTAAAAATACAGTTACAAGATAAGGTCTTTATAAAACCAAATGTGGTAACTGCAAACAAGCAATATATCTTTAATTCGTATACCCATCCAAGTGTCGTTGAAGCTATGGTCAATGTATTGCGTCAAAATAATATCAACACTATTACCATAGGTGAATCGGGTGGGTATGGAATTCCTTCCAGGCTTTTTTTAAAAGAAGCGGGGTATTTTGATTTAGCTGAACGACTGAGAGTGCCAGTTATTGATTTGAATGAGCATCCAGTCGTTAGAGTAAAGCTTGCTAAGGCAAAATGGCATAAGGAAATAGATCTTTCTACATATATTGCACAGGCAAACTTCAAAATATGGATGCCAAAGTTAAAGTATCATATCTTTGCGTCAATAACCAATGCGTTGAAATTGAATATTGGCATACTTACTCATAAAGAAAGAATGCTTTACCATGACTATCGCATACACGAAAAAATTGTGGACCTTCTGGAAGCAGGTTATCCTGATTTAATAGTTTCTGACGCAATTGATATTACCTATGGGTTTGAATCAGCACCATATCCGGTGAGGCTGGGAGCACTCATTATTTCCAACGATCCACTGGCTGCTGATGTGGTTGCAGCCTATATCATGAACTATCGCCCTCAGGATGTGTTGCATTTGCGGCTTGCATCTGAGCGTGGGTATGGTTCATGCAATAACAAGGATATTGCAATAAGTGGTAATGTAGATATAGAAAAACTACGCAAAAAACCCAAGGGTCAGAGCAGGTTGTTTCAGGTGTTGCAGGAGCTTAATACGCCGCTCAAGTTTTATTCAGGGTATGCCCCCAACACCGACATCATCTGCGATGGTGGCTGTGAGGCTGCAGTGAAAGGATGCCTGGGCACTATTGAAAAACGAAGACCTGGTTCACTTAAAAAGGCAAAGAAAGGAGCTATTGTTACGGGAATATACAAAGGTGATGTAGTTATCCCGGGTGGTAGTGTATTGCTGGTGGGCGATTGTACCAAAGTTGAAGGGAAGCTTGTTGCTAAAAGAGTTTTACGAATCAAGGGATGCCCCATTGGAGCACGCAATCTCTTTATTCCTGTATCGCTTTTGTATGGAATGCCAAGCCCAATGTTTGATGTACGCGATGCCTTTTTATTTATTGTCAACTCAATTCAGAAAGCGCTTAATATTGTTGTTTACCGCTGGGTGTTAAGAAGATAA